In Ignavibacteriales bacterium, the following proteins share a genomic window:
- a CDS encoding GrpB family protein: MADVNKIRSFESLEDRMKRVVQEEVVIVPYNPDWPRMFEEEKKHLFSCLPHEIITRIEHFGSTAIPDLSAKPIIDILVEVTSLEETKKVVVPILTTQGYDYFWRPTHGDDGLPFYAWFIKRDVHGLRTHHIHMIERGFEHWDRLFFRDYLIEHPCLIKEYQQLKIQLAKSFTHDRVAYTTAKTKFIVKTTLSAKEYYKMKNHS; this comes from the coding sequence ATGGCAGACGTAAATAAAATCAGGAGCTTTGAATCTCTTGAAGATCGTATGAAACGGGTTGTGCAGGAAGAGGTTGTTATCGTTCCATATAATCCAGATTGGCCAAGGATGTTTGAAGAAGAGAAGAAACATCTTTTCTCCTGCCTGCCGCATGAAATTATTACGAGAATTGAGCACTTCGGAAGCACGGCAATCCCAGATTTATCGGCAAAACCAATTATTGATATCTTGGTGGAGGTGACTTCTCTTGAAGAAACCAAGAAGGTTGTTGTGCCTATATTAACTACGCAAGGATATGATTACTTTTGGCGGCCGACGCATGGCGATGACGGTCTGCCATTTTATGCATGGTTCATCAAACGAGATGTGCACGGACTTCGCACGCATCATATTCATATGATAGAACGTGGCTTCGAGCACTGGGATAGATTGTTCTTTCGAGATTATCTGATTGAACATCCGTGTCTTATAAAAGAATATCAACAGCTGAAAATACAGTTGGCGAAAAGTTTTACACACGATAGAGTCGCGTATACTACTGCGAAAACAAAATTCATTGTGAAGACTACTCTGTCGGCAAAGGAATATTATAAAATGAAAAATCACTCGTGA
- a CDS encoding cupin domain-containing protein, producing the protein MKEKIQFIAERIKELREISGISAASLAQELGISLDVMTQYESGTVDIPVGFLYKVAHKFGIELTAILTGENPRLHVYCVVHKDKGLSVERRKQYKYESLAFNFINKKAEPFIVKIDPDIELTPAEFNSHPGQEFNYVIEGTMKIVIDTHEIILNTGDSIYFDSTYKHAVKAMNQAPVKLLAIVL; encoded by the coding sequence ATGAAAGAAAAAATACAATTCATCGCTGAGCGGATAAAGGAATTGAGAGAAATTTCCGGAATTTCCGCGGCTTCACTGGCGCAAGAACTTGGAATTTCACTAGATGTCATGACCCAATACGAAAGCGGGACGGTTGATATTCCTGTTGGATTCCTTTATAAGGTGGCACATAAATTCGGCATAGAACTGACAGCAATCCTTACCGGAGAAAACCCCAGACTTCATGTCTATTGCGTCGTGCATAAAGACAAAGGATTGAGTGTGGAAAGAAGAAAGCAGTACAAATATGAAAGTCTCGCATTTAATTTTATCAATAAAAAAGCAGAACCGTTCATTGTCAAAATTGACCCGGATATAGAACTTACTCCCGCGGAATTTAATTCGCATCCCGGCCAGGAATTCAATTATGTTATCGAAGGGACGATGAAGATCGTCATTGATACTCATGAGATTATTCTGAATACAGGCGATTCTATCTATTTTGATTCAACGTATAAACATGCGGTGAAAGCGATGAATCAAGCACCGGTGAAACTGCTTGCAATCGTTTTATAA